A region of Amyelois transitella isolate CPQ chromosome 19, ilAmyTran1.1, whole genome shotgun sequence DNA encodes the following proteins:
- the LOC106132638 gene encoding uncharacterized protein LOC106132638: MNARLGLIIFQKMALALLLIMVTSAFSASTNVGEMALANVTRLASGDIFSLVGTDCGPTRCMEVSHGTALAAMGGDGCTCKCRRETPAFREDQRICINRVDECSMATFGRGATKPQIPFVFLPLKGQIVYPSKEIIFTEVKDAVCGVVSAQYLSPSGWVTLRDVIDNDVPFSVYRDEGSTFLQWRGSSALHSRLEGRLIVAHVLCSTPEQQVASSCAAFRIAGASHSSLLDVRSIPFHAGETVTPEPTQSQGLSVLESLAIGVCALMLIFIYAAGIIFYVHYKQRQKRREKDPEGGNSMDNGSMDSRIDNMDNVQLKTNPLLSMGNINSGFCHDSGLSDVSERTEETLDSSPKNSQKFQKPNSKVIAAMVHNRRKKPTRPSIKASTTPERITERLQRRSASPDTLERAPHSDLSIVDCSLEGNSVARQPFQSSNGEPALRKKLYFNPLFFETEHLKNPPPAAIEFLMKIREVMSIAKDKMTSKRFIPMLSDIPEEDLYHSIDLGWDIPCARRGRRFSAISLKQENSRRAIHCGGCPGCDSNVKNKAISLTRSNSCKTCVSDDYKQKIVRKWLDEVPSPTSSIKPLKSVAKVSGTPRILDTIQKNEIRTCSEERVRNEKKSPTTPETKPKQRDEQKEEKGEIKGMNDSKKADITKHNITTNSENNIKSDVNSPITSTKIHDKKSPSNHISRRIRKKLPPPPPPPVDPPETMKEDEEVPILPEVKLKMEAVIRELNKCRRTEPKELKEPQMESVTPIAPKIVIPVVAADSHYYSDDNMLTDKRKKEQFIRKDIEIDSLDRSMIQKQRRFSLACGPELNHRNLVEFQQNLPVARGRLTSSWRDLKKEINDYHDPIEILQPRFQNRSEILINSNEPIYDNISSLGPLTIKVSGSPIENRRNKEYEDFDPDTLDRKPKREANKRVEKILLKSGGSFKFKVTAPNENDNQLSSTTAMQSPPEEIFNRKIGSLRQIYEMKTKAQNNELKLYNRRGSLPYNHDVASFVKSLKTPDLIRQLESPRDPKPPIPPKQRRGSESSPKFSHSFRDSPSGERRRTSEERDRFPSYARAENINARRSGRRSARTRSRRTDLRKLYRTEDSGYMSTDSNESKRRAKYLMQLRPKIIPEPVSVTRSIIRTPILPMESDTDDLESICDGRSESGGESVETDSVFFGNFDDTKEMFAELGLGYELHRKITQGHEQIDSGFMGETNIILSGDSDSEHRSVISIITGRDGRASAASITKLDDPPYIHSVEC; this comes from the exons ATGAATGCACGACTTGGTTTGATAATCTTCCAAAAGATGGCACTAGCATTGCTGTTGATTATGGTGACGAGCGCTTTTAGCGCTTCGACTAATGTCGGAGAGATGGCGCTAGCTAACGTTACGCGGCTTGCTTCAGGCGATATTTTTTCGCTTGTTG GCACAGATTGCGGACCGACGCGCTGCATGGAGGTGTCGCACGGCACCGCCCTAGCAGCGATGGGCGGCGACGGGTGCACGTGCAAGTGCCGACGGGAAACCCCCGCTTTTAGGGAGGACCAGCGGATTTGTATCAACCGGGTGGATG AATGTTCTATGGCTACGTTCGGGCGCGGCGCAACAAAACCACAAATTCCCTTTGTTTTTCTTCCTCTAAAGGGACAGATTGTGTATCCttctaaagaaataatatttacag aaGTAAAAGACGCGGTATGCGGCGTGGTCAGCGCCCAGTACTTGTCCCCGTCGGGATGGGTGACCCTGAGGGATGTGATCGACAACGACGTGCCCTTCAGCGTGTACCGTGATGAGGGCAGCACCTTCTTGCAG TGGCGTGGGTCATCAGCTCTCCACAGCAGACTAGAAGGTCGCTTGATCGTCGCTCACGTGCTGTGTTCCACTCCAGAGCAGCAAGTTGCTTCCTCCTGCGCTGCTTTTCGGATAGCTGGCGCGTCACACAGCTCCTTGCTAG ATGTTCGCTCGATTCCTTTTCATGCCGGGGAAACAGTTACTCCAGAACCAACTCAGAGCCAAGGTCTAAGCGTGCTGGAATCTTTGGCAATCGGAGTATGCGCTCTAATGTTGATATTTATATACGCGGCAGGAATTATCTTCTACGTACACTATAAACAGAGACAGAAGCGCAGAGAAAAAGATCCTGAGGGCGGCAACTCTATGGATAATGGATCTATGGATTCTAGAATTGATAATATGGATAATGTG caGCTCAAGACTAATCCATTATTGAGCATGGGAAATATAAATTCAGGCTTCTGTCATGACTCAGGCTTATCTGATGTCAGCGAGCGTACCGAAGAAACTCTCGACTCGTCACCAAAAAATTCACAAAAG tttCAGAAACCAAACTCAAAGGTCATAGCAGCAATGGTTCATAACCGTCGGAAGAAACCAACGAGACCTTCAATAAAAGCGTCAACAACTCCTGAGAGAATCACTGAAAGACTTCAACGGCGATCTGCTTCCCCTGATACCTTAGAAAGGGCACCACACTCAGACCTGTCGATAGTGGATTGTAGCTTAGAAGGCAATTCAGTCGCAAGACAACCATTCCAGTCGTCTAACGGTGAGCCGGCGTTGCGGAAGAAGCTTTATTTCAATCCACTCTTCTTTGAAACTGAACATTTGAAG aATCCTCCACCAGCAGCCATTgaatttttgatgaaaataagAGAAGTGATGTCTATAGCCAAAGATAAAATGACTTCGAAAAGGTTCATTCCTATGTTATCAGATATTCCTGAAGAGGACCTTTACCATTCCATAGATCTTGGCTGGGATATACCTTGTGCTCGCCGTGGTCGAAGATTTAGTGCAATAAGCTTGAAACAAGAGAACAGTAGGAGAGCTATTCATTGCGGTGGATGTCCTGGATGTGACAGTAACGTTAAAAACAAAGCTATTTCATTAACAAGATCAAATTCATGTAAAACGTGTGTTAGTGACGattataaacagaaaattgTTAGAAAATGGCTAGATGAGGTGCCATCTCCTACGTCCTCAATAAAACCTCTAAAATCTGTAGCTAAAGTAAGTGGAACTCCAAGAATTTTGGATACAATACAGAAGAATGAAATTCGAACTTGTTCTGAAGAACGTgtaagaaatgaaaaaaagagcCCAACCACACCAGAAACTAAACCAAAACAACGAGATgaacaaaaagaagaaaaaggtGAAATAAAAGGAATGAATGATTCTAAAAAAGCAGATATTACAAAACACAACATTACTAcaaattctgaaaataatattaagtcaGATGTTAACTCTCCCATAACTTCTACAAAAATACATGATAAGAAAAGTCCATCGAATCATATATCCAGACgtatcagaaaaaaattacctccGCCTCCACCACCTCCAGTTGATCCACCAGAGACTATGAAAGAAGACGAAGAAGTACCAATTCTTCCTGAAGTCAAACTTAAAATGGAGGCAGTAATTAGAGAACTCAATAAATGTCGTCGAACTGAACCGAAAGAGCTTAAAGAACCACAAATGGAATCTGTCACACCAATCGCGCCCAAAATCGTTATACCAGTTGTTGCAGCAGATTCTCATTATTATAGTGATGACAACATGCTTACTGATAAACgtaaaaaagaacaatttatTCGTAAAGACATTGAAATAGACAGTTTAGACAGAAGTATGATCCAAAAACAACGCAGATTTTCTTTGGCATGTGGCCCGGAATTAAATCACCGAAATTTAGTTGAATTTCAGCAAAATTTGCCCGTGGCTCGTGGCAGACTCACAAGTAGTTGGCGagatttaaagaaagaaataaatgattatcaTGATCCTATAGAAATATTGCAACCACGTTTCCAGAATCGTAGTGAGATATTAATAAACAGCAATGAACCGATATACGATAATATATCAAGCCTGGGACCATTAACTATAAAAGTCAGTGGCTCTCCCATAGAAAATAGACGTAATAAAGAGTATGAAGATTTTGATCCTGATACTCTTGATAGAAAGCCAAAACGCGAAGCTAACAAGCGAGTAgagaaaattcttttaaagtCTGGTGGcagttttaagtttaaagtAACAGCTCCAAATGAAAATGACAACCAACTCTCTTCTACTACAGCTATGCAGAGCCCTCCAGAAGAAATCTTTAATAGGAAAATTGGTAGTCTGAGACAAATATATGAAATGAAGACAAAGgcacaaaataatgaattgaAATTGTATAATAGGCGTGGTAGTTTACCTTACAATCATGATGTTGCAAGTTTTGTAAAGTCTTTAAAGACTCCAGACTTAATACGACAACTTGAGAGTCCAAGAGATCCCAAACCACCCATACCACCAAAACAACGAAGAGGTTCTGAATCATCACCCAAATTCTCCCATTCATTTAGAGATAGTCCATCGGGCGAAAGACGGCGTACTTCGGAAGAAAGAGATCGTTTTCCTTCATACGCAAGAGCAGAAAACATAAATGCACGTCGGTCAGGCAGACGATCTGCTCGAACCAGGTCTAGAAGAACTGATTTGAGAAAACTGTATCGAACTGAAGATTCTGGATACATGAGTACAGATTCAAATGAATCTAAACGAAGAGCTAAGTACTTGATGCAATTGAGGCCCAAAATTATTCCGGAGCCAGTTTCAGTTACAAGGTCAATAATACGAACACCAATATTACCAATGGAATCAGACACAGATGATTTGGAATCAATCTGCGACGGACGAAGTGAATCAGGCGGCGAGAGTGTTGAAACGGATTCAGTGTTTTTTGGAAACTTTGATGATACAAAGGAAATGTTTGCTGAATTAGGCCTAGGTTACGAATTGCACAGAAAGATCACTCAAGGCCATGAACAGATCGATTCAGGATTTATGGGCGAGACAAACATAATTCTAAGTGGCGATAGCGACTCGGAACATAGGAGCGTTATCTCCATTATAACTGGGCGAGATGGCCGCGCGTCTGCAGCGTCCATTACCAAATTAGATGATCCGCCATATATTCATTCCGTCGaatgttaa
- the LOC132902886 gene encoding piggyBac transposable element-derived protein 3-like, which produces MKKNVPRGFYEENVATVDDIDVSAVVWKDNKPVNLLSTYVGAEPATTVTHFDKSKKERVAILCPKVIKEYNAHMGGVDLLDSFIGRYHITIKSRKWTMRLFYHFLDLAVINSWVMFKKVNNMKGNDQLLNLGPFRLELAETLCKLGLPANGAKRGRPSRSTIQRELVMKKFRGPAQAIPLKDVRLDQTCHWAVWLDKQQR; this is translated from the exons ATGAAAAAGAACGTACCCAGAGGATTCTATGAGGAAAACGTGGCGACTGTGGATGATATTGACGTAAGTGCTGTTGTGTGGAAAGATAACAAGCCCGTTAACCTTCTTTCCACTTACGTAGGAGCAGAACCAGCAACCACAGTCACACACTTTGATAAATCGAAGAAAGAGAGAGTTGCTATTCTATGCCCCAAAGTAATCAAGGAGTACAATGCCCACATGGGAGGCGTGGACTTATTAGACTCATTTATAGGTCGTTATCACATCACAATCAAGAGCCGCAAGTGGACGATGCgcttattttatcatttcctGGACCTCGCAGTTATAAATTCATGGGTTATGTTCAAGAaggtaaataatatgaaaGGAAATGATCAACTTCTCAATTTGGGTCCATTCAGGCTAGAACTTGCTGAAACCCTCTGCAAATTGGGTCTACCTGCAAATGGCGCTAAACGTGGTCGACCTAGTCGGAGCACAATACAAAGAGAACTTGTAATGAAGAAGTTCCGTGGACCAGCTCAAGCAATTCCTTTGAAAGACGTCAGATTAGATCAGACATGTCATTGGGCAGTTTGGCTGGATAAGCAGCAGAG ATGA